The following are encoded together in the Prionailurus viverrinus isolate Anna chromosome B3, UM_Priviv_1.0, whole genome shotgun sequence genome:
- the LOC125168612 gene encoding disintegrin and metalloproteinase domain-containing protein 20-like, whose amino-acid sequence MAVGEALVHIRITLLLLWVGMSLFISGHSQDRPSQHFSSPELVVPLKVTGRDRGIKAPGWLSYSLQFGGQRHIVHMKVKKLLISKHFLVFTYTDQQALHQDQPFVPDDCYYHGYVEGVPESLVALSTCSGGFRGMLQINDLAYEIEPVRFSATFEHLVYKIDSDDTQLPPMRCGLTEEEIARHLQLRASHNSTLIQSSYASWWTHLRFLELGVVMDHNRFLYYESNVSVVQREVFDVINILDILYYSLEVDVVLTGIEIWSERNLVVADQIDQLVEDFALWKSVNLDARLHHDTAHLFIKKRFGTKLGVAYVGGICQRPFNSGVDVFEGDSLFYFALTVSHELGHNLGMLHDTEQCVCGLQWCLMYPSRKVTTKFSNCSYARYWDNTLSRGSCIKSSPHSANISMGQFCGNLVIEEGEECDCGTIHQCLNDPCCLLNCTLKPGAACTFGICCKDCKFMPSGTVCRHQISECDLPEWCNGTSHLCPEDVYVQDGVPCGDDAYCYEGRCPNHDKQCREIFGKDARSASQRCYREINTQGNRFGHCDITDLIYIKCEAPDILCGRVQCENVEVIPSLIQHSTVHQLHLKNITCWGTDYHVGMSIPDIGQVKDGTVCGQKKICIHKKCVNMTYPPRSCQADETCHMNGVCNNKQHCHCSYGWAPPKCQHVGHGGSIDSGPPPQNQVASEGEKWLDYLILLWFIPLTLFVLLFLIILGKKILNEEEEREEEEES is encoded by the coding sequence ATGGCAGTGGGTGAGGCCTTGGTGCACATCAGGATCACTCTTCTGCTACTCTGGGTTGGGATGTCTCTGTTCATTTCTGGCCACTCTCAAGACAGGCCCTCCCAGCACTTCTCCTCCCCAGAATTGGTGGTCCCCTTGAAGGTGACTGGCAGGGACAGAGGTATAAAGGCTCCAGGCTGGCTCTCCTACAGCTTGCAGTTTGGGGGCCAGAGACACATTGTCCACATGAAGGTCAAGAAGCTCTTGATTTCTAAACACTTCCTGGTGTTCACCTACACAGACCAGCAAGCCCTCCACCAGGATCAGCCTTTTGTTCCCGACGACTGCTACTATCATGGTTATGTGGAAGGAGTCCCTGAGTCCCTGGTTGCCCTCAGTACCTGTTCTGGAGGTTTTCGAGGAATGCTGCAGATAAATGACCTTGCTTATGAAATTGAGCCAGTTAGGTTTTCTGCCACATTTGAACACCTGGTATATAAGATAGATAGTGATGATACACAACTCCCACCTATGAGATGTGGGctaacagaagaggaaatagcACGACATTTGCAGTTGAGAGCCTCACATAATTCTACTCTGATACAAAGTTCTTATGCCAGCTGGTGGACCCACTTGCGGTTTCTTGAGCTGGGTGTAGTCATGGACCATAATCGATTCCTGTACTATGAAAGTAACGTGTCAGTAGTACAGCGTGAAGTATTTGATGTTATCAATATACTAGATATCTTATATTACTCTTTGGAGGTTGATGTAGTTTTGACTGGGATTGAAATCTGGAGTGAAAGAAACCTAGTTGTCGCTGATCAGATAGATCAGCTTGTGGAGGATTTTGCCCTTTGGAAGTCTGTCAATCTTGATGCCCGACTGCACCATGACACTGCCCATCTTTTCATAAAAAAACGTTTTGGCACAAAGCTTGGAGTTGCCTACGTTGGAGGGATATGCCAACGCCCTTTTAATAGTGGAGTTGatgtttttgaaggagacagtctgttttattttgcacttACTGTGTCCCATGAACTTGGTCATAATTTGGGTATGCTTCATGACACTGAGCAATGTGTGTGTGGGCTTCAGTGGTGCCTAATGTATCCTTCCCGGAAGGTGACAACTAAGTTCAGCAATTGCAGTTATGCCCGGTACTGGGACAATACTCTCTCTAGAGGATCATGTATTAAGTCATCTCCACATTCTGCAAATATCTCTATGGGACAGTTTTGTGGGAACTTAGTGATTGAAGAAGGAGAGGAGTGTGACTGTGGCACCATACACCAGTGTTTAAATGACCCCTGTTGTCTGTTGAACTGTACTCTGAAGCCTGGAGCTGCTTGTACTTTTGGAATTTGTTGCAAAGACTGCAAGTTCATGCCATCGGGGACTGTGTGCAGACACCAGATAAGTGAATGTGACCTCCCCGAATGGTGTAATGGGACATCTCATCTGTGCCCAGAAGATGTATACGTGCAGGACGGGGTTCCCTGTGGTGATGATGCCTACTGCTATGAAGGGAGATGTCCCAACCATGACAAGCAGTGCAGGGAGATTTTTGGCAAAGACGCAAGGAGTGCATCTCAGagatgctacagagaaatcaacACCCAAGGAAATCGATTTGGTCACTGTGATATCACAGAcctaatatacataaaatgtgaggCCCCTGATATTCTCTGTGGGAGAGTACAGTGTGAGAATGTGGAAGTAATTCCTAGTCTGATACAGCATTCTACAGTGCATCAACTTCACCTCAAAAACATCACTTGCTGGGGCACTGATTATCACGTAGGGATGTCCATACCTGATATTGGCCAAGTGAAAGATGGCACAGTGTGTGGTCAAAAAAAGATATGCATCCACAAGAAGTGTGTCAACATGACCTATCCACCACGAAGCTGTCAGGCTGATGAGACCTGCCACATGAACGGAGTCTGCAATAATAAACAGCATTGCCACTGCAGCTATGGATGGGCACCTCCCAAGTGCCAGCATGTGGGCCATGGAGGCAGTATTGACAGTGGGCCACCTCCTCAGAACCAGGTGGCatcagaaggagagaaatggtTGGACTACCTGATATTATTGTGGTTCATTCCTTTAACTCTTTTCGTTTTACTTTTCCTAATTATACTTGGTAAGAAAATTTTGAATGAAGAGGAGGagcgggaggaggaagaggaaagctaA